A single region of the Gemmatimonadaceae bacterium genome encodes:
- a CDS encoding NADH-quinone oxidoreductase subunit M, which produces MRTLLESIGFNGWVLPALLIIPMIGAGLILALTTGSGEPARAEAANRAARLIALWFFIIEFIVSAGLWWSFDPAITEWQAVTDIAWIPTWGIRFTLGLDGIALMMILLTTFIMPLTVLGSWTSIKTKVPAFFALMLILTSGMLGVFVARDLFLFYVMWEVMLIPMYFIIGIWGGERRIYASIKFFIYTMLPSLLMLVAILYLGIKAGSGGTPNFSYDNLLANLTVAPRAALWLFAAFFLAFAVKVPMFPFHTWLPDAHVEAPTGGSVILAAIMLKMGTFGFLRFALPLFPDAAMNPTVRATVVTLAVIGIVYGALVAMVQPDLKKLVAYSSVSHLGFVMLGIFAVTLQGVQGALMIMISHGISTGALFLLVGMIYERRHTREIEAYGGIARVVPLFATVLTIVSLSSIGLPGTNGFIGEFLVLVGSFQPYPIATMIATTGVILAAAYLLWAIQRVLFNPLAKPANEHIPDLNWREIAIVAPLIAAIIWLGVYPAPVLRRMEPAAAKFVAQVQAGMPPAAVPTTTIAAETDGTR; this is translated from the coding sequence ATGAGAACACTCCTCGAGTCAATCGGCTTCAACGGATGGGTTCTCCCGGCCCTGCTGATCATTCCAATGATCGGCGCAGGGCTGATACTTGCGCTCACGACTGGGAGCGGCGAGCCGGCTCGAGCGGAGGCGGCGAATCGTGCAGCTCGTCTCATCGCGCTCTGGTTCTTCATCATCGAGTTCATTGTCTCCGCCGGCCTGTGGTGGTCGTTCGATCCTGCCATCACAGAGTGGCAGGCCGTTACCGACATCGCCTGGATCCCGACCTGGGGGATCAGATTCACACTTGGGCTCGATGGCATCGCGCTCATGATGATCCTGCTCACGACGTTCATCATGCCTCTCACGGTTCTGGGAAGCTGGACCAGCATCAAGACAAAAGTGCCTGCGTTCTTCGCGCTCATGCTGATTCTCACCAGCGGAATGCTGGGAGTCTTCGTCGCGCGGGATCTGTTCCTGTTCTACGTGATGTGGGAAGTGATGCTCATTCCGATGTATTTCATCATCGGAATCTGGGGCGGGGAGCGACGCATCTACGCGAGCATCAAGTTCTTCATCTACACGATGCTGCCGTCGCTGCTGATGCTCGTCGCGATCCTCTACCTCGGCATAAAGGCCGGCAGCGGCGGAACACCGAATTTCAGCTATGACAATCTGCTGGCGAATCTGACAGTCGCGCCGAGGGCGGCGCTCTGGCTTTTCGCGGCGTTCTTCCTGGCGTTCGCGGTGAAGGTTCCGATGTTCCCGTTCCACACGTGGCTGCCCGACGCTCACGTTGAGGCACCGACAGGCGGCTCGGTGATCCTTGCGGCGATCATGCTCAAGATGGGAACCTTCGGCTTCCTTCGATTTGCGCTGCCGCTTTTCCCCGACGCGGCGATGAACCCGACCGTCCGCGCCACTGTTGTCACGCTGGCGGTAATCGGAATTGTGTACGGCGCGCTGGTGGCGATGGTGCAGCCCGACCTGAAGAAGCTCGTCGCCTATTCCTCCGTCAGCCACCTCGGGTTCGTTATGCTTGGAATCTTCGCGGTGACGCTGCAGGGCGTTCAGGGAGCGCTGATGATCATGATCAGCCACGGCATTTCGACCGGCGCGCTCTTTCTCCTTGTGGGAATGATCTACGAGCGGCGCCACACCCGCGAAATCGAGGCATACGGAGGCATTGCGCGCGTTGTGCCGCTGTTCGCGACGGTGCTGACCATAGTCTCGCTCAGCAGCATTGGGCTCCCCGGTACCAACGGATTCATCGGCGAGTTTCTGGTGCTGGTCGGGTCATTCCAGCCTTATCCAATAGCGACGATGATTGCGACGACCGGTGTGATACTCGCGGCAGCGTACCTGTTGTGGGCAATCCAGCGAGTTCTCTTCAACCCGCTCGCCAAGCCGGCGAACGAACACATTCCTGATCTGAACTGGCGAGAGATTGCGATAGTCGCTCCGCTCATTGCGGCCATTATCTGGCTCGGCGTGTATCCAGCTCCCGTTTTGAGACGGATGGAACCGGCAGCGGCGAAATTCGTCGCGCAGGTACAGGCAGGCATGCCCCCGGCGGCCGTCCCGACGACAACCATTGCAGCCGAGACGGACGGCACGCGATGA
- a CDS encoding phosphomannomutase/phosphoglucomutase yields MTTLSRDIFREYDIRGIAGKDLTPEVARLVARAYAAFLVEKKVAGAIAVGRDNRPSGVNLHREIVDGLLESGFDVVDIGVVPTPVSYWAQHKLDVVGGITITGSHNPPEFNGFKLGLETRSIYGADIQHMYAIAAAGNFPQGTRNGTSRSEDVIGPYIDDIVARIGQLPPELKVVADAGNGAGALVAPMLFERLGIAARCLFCESDGTFPNHHPDPTIPENLRDLIAAVAEDKADVGIAFDGDADRIGVVDDTGEIIWGDHLLIIYARDVIARKGKGQPIIFDVKCSQALPESIEKAGGKPVMWKTGHSLIEEKMHETGAPIAGEMSGHMFFAEGFYGFDDAMYGAARLLRIIADSGRSVHEMLADVPRFVSTPELRVACPDNLKFGIVEEAKKHFAASHKVIDVDGVRVLFGDGWGLIRASNTQPVLVMRFEARTQEDLQRIRSEMEGWLRQHGVQV; encoded by the coding sequence ATGACAACCTTGTCGCGGGATATATTCCGCGAGTATGACATCAGGGGGATAGCTGGAAAGGATCTGACGCCGGAAGTGGCACGTCTCGTCGCTCGCGCGTATGCCGCTTTCCTCGTTGAAAAGAAAGTGGCGGGAGCAATTGCCGTTGGACGCGACAACCGTCCGAGCGGTGTGAACCTGCACCGCGAGATCGTTGACGGGCTCCTGGAGAGCGGATTCGACGTCGTCGACATCGGTGTGGTTCCGACTCCCGTCTCCTACTGGGCTCAGCACAAGCTCGACGTTGTGGGTGGAATAACGATTACCGGCTCGCACAATCCACCCGAGTTCAATGGATTCAAGCTCGGGTTGGAGACGCGGTCGATTTACGGTGCCGACATTCAGCACATGTACGCCATCGCCGCTGCCGGGAATTTTCCGCAAGGCACGCGGAACGGAACGAGTCGCAGCGAGGACGTCATTGGACCGTACATCGACGATATCGTCGCTCGCATTGGGCAGCTGCCGCCCGAGCTGAAGGTCGTTGCCGATGCCGGCAACGGCGCGGGCGCATTGGTGGCACCAATGCTTTTCGAGCGACTCGGCATCGCAGCTCGATGTCTCTTCTGTGAGAGCGACGGGACATTTCCCAACCATCACCCGGATCCCACGATTCCCGAAAATCTCCGAGATCTCATCGCCGCCGTTGCCGAGGACAAGGCGGACGTGGGCATCGCGTTCGACGGGGACGCGGACCGGATCGGTGTCGTCGACGACACTGGTGAAATCATCTGGGGCGATCACCTCCTTATCATCTACGCGAGGGATGTCATCGCAAGAAAAGGGAAGGGCCAGCCGATCATCTTCGACGTGAAGTGCTCACAGGCGCTGCCGGAATCGATAGAAAAGGCGGGTGGCAAGCCGGTGATGTGGAAGACAGGCCACTCGCTGATCGAAGAGAAAATGCACGAGACGGGAGCCCCGATTGCCGGCGAGATGTCGGGGCACATGTTTTTTGCGGAAGGATTTTACGGATTCGACGACGCGATGTACGGCGCGGCACGCCTGCTCCGCATCATCGCGGACTCCGGAAGGTCCGTCCACGAGATGCTGGCCGATGTCCCCCGATTCGTCTCGACCCCCGAGCTTCGTGTTGCATGCCCCGACAACCTGAAGTTCGGCATAGTCGAGGAAGCGAAGAAGCACTTTGCTGCGTCCCACAAAGTGATCGACGTGGACGGTGTGAGGGTCCTCTTCGGGGACGGCTGGGGCCTGATTCGCGCCTCCAACACACAGCCCGTCCTCGTGATGAGATTCGAAGCCAGAACGCAGGAAGATCTGCAGAGAATCCGGTCGGAAATGGAAGGATGGCTCCGGCAGCACGGAGTGCAGGTTTGA
- a CDS encoding NADH-quinone oxidoreductase subunit N, with the protein MTLNLAIPSQLMTALGPDLLLMGGAMLLLLWSAWRPESEAHQRQIGIASIVLCVSVVLAIGFYVAKGDTAGNGVIAMDNFRWSADLVFLIATIATIALSMDYNARQGITAGESHVLLLFATSGMMTLAAARDLMIVFLGIEIMSVAVYVLAGLNRRSERSAEGAIKYFLLGAFSTAFLLYGIALVYGATGTTNLADIGSRVRELALAGNTFLVVGVALLLVGFGFKVAAVPFHMWAPDVYEGAPTPTTAYMAAAVKAAAFAAFLRVWLEAFPGLGESWHGPVWWLAAVTMIVGNLVALVQKNIKRMLAYSSIAHAGYILVAIAIGTPAATGAFMFYLLAYTLATFGAFGVIVAQGDAGENLDIDGYSGLWHVQPRTAIAMAIFMLALLGFPVFGGIGFLAKYWIIQSALQAPNPQTRLAVILVVTSVVSAGYYLYVVMVMFMRPRKADAYVPPPAGTWTRFVVAGAAVLIIVLGILPNSVVRWTERSKPSMEKPAATAALPAPAPAASSAP; encoded by the coding sequence ATGACGCTCAACCTCGCGATCCCCTCGCAGCTGATGACCGCCCTCGGGCCCGATCTTCTTCTGATGGGCGGCGCGATGCTGCTGCTCCTGTGGTCCGCATGGCGCCCCGAATCGGAGGCGCACCAGAGGCAGATCGGTATCGCCAGCATTGTTCTTTGCGTCTCGGTCGTCCTCGCGATCGGATTCTACGTTGCGAAGGGCGACACGGCCGGAAACGGCGTGATTGCAATGGACAATTTCCGCTGGAGCGCCGACCTCGTTTTCCTTATCGCGACGATCGCGACGATTGCGCTGTCGATGGACTACAACGCGAGACAGGGCATCACAGCCGGCGAGTCGCATGTGCTGCTGCTCTTCGCCACCTCCGGAATGATGACTCTCGCCGCCGCGCGCGATCTGATGATCGTGTTCCTCGGGATCGAGATCATGTCCGTTGCTGTGTACGTGCTCGCGGGCCTCAACCGGCGGAGCGAGCGCTCCGCAGAAGGCGCAATCAAGTATTTCCTGCTCGGCGCATTCTCGACCGCATTCCTGCTGTATGGAATCGCCCTCGTCTACGGTGCGACTGGCACGACGAATCTCGCGGATATCGGATCGCGCGTCCGCGAGCTCGCGCTTGCCGGCAACACTTTCCTAGTTGTAGGCGTTGCGCTGCTCCTCGTCGGGTTCGGCTTCAAGGTTGCCGCAGTTCCATTTCACATGTGGGCGCCCGACGTCTATGAGGGTGCACCAACGCCGACCACGGCTTACATGGCTGCAGCCGTAAAGGCCGCGGCCTTCGCCGCATTTCTCCGCGTCTGGCTCGAAGCATTTCCAGGCCTGGGCGAGAGCTGGCACGGGCCGGTATGGTGGCTGGCCGCGGTGACGATGATCGTTGGCAATCTCGTCGCACTCGTGCAGAAGAACATCAAGCGGATGCTCGCGTACTCGAGCATTGCGCACGCGGGATATATCCTCGTCGCGATCGCCATCGGTACGCCAGCGGCCACCGGGGCATTCATGTTCTACCTCCTTGCCTATACTCTCGCGACCTTTGGGGCGTTCGGCGTGATCGTCGCGCAGGGCGACGCCGGAGAAAATCTGGACATCGACGGTTACTCCGGGCTGTGGCACGTACAGCCGAGAACCGCAATCGCGATGGCCATTTTCATGCTGGCGCTGCTCGGATTTCCTGTTTTCGGCGGTATCGGCTTCCTCGCGAAGTACTGGATAATTCAGTCCGCGCTTCAGGCACCCAACCCGCAGACGCGCCTCGCCGTGATTCTTGTCGTCACGAGCGTCGTCTCGGCCGGCTATTACCTCTATGTGGTGATGGTGATGTTCATGCGGCCGAGGAAGGCTGACGCTTACGTGCCGCCGCCTGCCGGCACGTGGACCCGCTTCGTAGTCGCCGGCGCTGCTGTCCTGATAATCGTTCTCGGGATCCTGCCGAACTCAGTGGTTCGCTGGACTGAGCGCAGCAAGCCCTCGATGGAAAAACCCGCTGCAACAGCGGCTCTTCCCGCGCCGGCTCCGGCCGCGTCGTCCGCGCCATGA